The Episyrphus balteatus chromosome 4, idEpiBalt1.1, whole genome shotgun sequence genome includes a window with the following:
- the LOC129918185 gene encoding piggyBac transposable element-derived protein 3-like: protein MYRKKFLSAKELEELLMNPSSDEDEELNLNLDAALHTNIIILPPKNDAVSDNEDIDDNEQLLEDRNEFPNELAGEVELECMFDDLNSQNPEINEPEVHVSPNKPNSASTSQNVASTSKKELACLPYKLPKWSKSHRVEFSKKPTDVSSENIRAIYDKIGNFNPLEMLELFLDSDIINFIVDHTNAYANIDKNNPTFKTDGNEIRKFIGIMYFSGLHTVPQLDLYWSNQQVFGCDLIKNTMSRDRFRKIKCYLHVCDNSKIDPRDKFAKVSLLNNMLNERFMQFGVFCHHLSIDEQMIPYYGRHSAKMFIRGKPIRFGYKYWNLCSHDGYLFQFIPYGGASSENSSEFGLGENVVLRLLSKIDKPSQHTVTFDNFFTSHKLIYRLSKLGYFATGTVRENRTGKAVLTDPKQMKKKSRGSMDFAFDKENEIAAVRWNDNSIVTVLSNHLMDQPINQAKRFDRKQRKHINIPMPNAIRQYNVTMGGVDLFDNATSNYRIRIRGKKWYWPLLTNALDAALVNAWKMHCICKKFAKETSMSQLEFRTFVVDALLRSETNSEPVCQTEGSPNVVVRFDSMKHTVIKTEKRLRCRKCSSQTIFSCRKCNIPLHPKCFEEYHTKALSL, encoded by the exons atgtaTCGCAAAAAGTTTTTATCTGCTAAAGAACTCGAAGAGTTATTGATGAATCCCAGTTCTGATGAAGACGAggaattaaatttgaatttggaTGCTGCACTTCATACaaacattattattttacctCCAAAAAATGATGCTGTTAGTGATAATGAGGACATCGATGATAATGAGCAGCTTTTGGAGGATAGAAATGAGTTCCCAAATGAATTGGCTGGCGAAGTTGAGCTAGAATGCATGTTTGATGATTTAAATTCTCAAAATCCTGAAATCAATGAACCGGAAGTCCATGTTTCACCAAATAAACCAAACAGTGCATCTACATCCCAAAACGTTGCTTCAACTTCTAAAAAGGAATTGGCATGTCTTCCTTATAAGTTACCGAAGTGGTCAAAAAGCCATCgtgttgaattttcaaaaaaaccaaCAGACGTATCAAGTGAAAATATACGAGCAATTTATGACAAAATCG GTAATTTCAATCCTCTGGAAATGCTAGAACTATTTCTAGACAGTGACATTATCAATTTTATTGTTGACCACACAAACGCCTATGCTAATATAGACAAAAATAATCCAACATTCAAAACGGATGGCAATGAAATACGCAAATTCATCGGCATAATGTATTTCTCTGGATTACATACAGTGCCCCAATTGGATTTGTATTGGTCTAATCAACAAGTATTTGGATGCGAcctaataaaaaatacaatgagTCGAGATCGGTTCCGGAAAATAAAGTGCTATTTACACGTTTGTGACAACAGTAAAATCGACCCCAGAGATAAGTTTGCTAAAGTTTCATTGCTCAACAATATGCTAAATGAAAGATTTATGCAGTTTGGAGTATTTTGCCATCATCTTTCAATTGACGAACAGATGATACCATACTACGGACGCCATTCTGCAAAAATGTTCATCAGAGGAAAACCAATACGTTTTGGATATAAGTATTGGAATTTGTGCTCACATGATGGTTACTTGTTCCAATTCATTCCTTATGGTGGCGCAAGTAGTGAAAACTCCTCTGAATTCGGGTTGGGAGAAAATGTTGTACTCAGATTActttcaaaaatcgataaaccaAGTCAGCACACGGTAACTTTCGACAATTTTTTCACGTCACACAAACTAATATATCGGCTTTCTAAATTGGGCTATTTCGCAACAG gCACAGTTCGTGAAAATAGAACTGGAAAAGCAGTGTTGACCGATCCCAaacaaatgaagaaaaaaagtcgTGGTTCCATGGATTTCGCATTTGATAAGGAAAATGAAATAGCAGCTGTTCGTTGGAACGACAATTCAATTGTAACAGTTTTATCGAATCATTTGATGGACCAACCAATTAATCAGGCGAAGCGGTTTGATCGAAAGCAGAGGAAACATATCAACATTCCAATGCCAAATGCAATTCGTCAATACAACGTAACGATGGGTGGAGTTGATTTATTCGATAACGCTACAAGCAACTATAGGATACGAATTCGAGGAAAAAAGTGGTACTGGCCACTTTTAACAAATGCCCTGGACGCAGCGCTGGTAAATGCATGGAAAATGCATtgcatttgcaaaaaatttgcCAAGGAAACATCAATGTCGCAACTAGAGTTTAGGACATTTGTTGTAGATGCACTGTTGCGATCGGAAACAAACTCTGAACCTGTGTGTCAAACGGAAGGAAGCCCCAATGTAGTGGTCCGTTTCGACAGTATGAAACATACTGTCATCAAAACAGAAAAACGTCTCCGATGTCGCAAGtgttccagccaaaccattttttCCTGCAGGAAATGCAATATCCCCCTCCACCCTAAATGCTTCGAAGAATACCACACCAAAGCCCTTTCTTTGTAA